One window from the genome of Candidatus Rickettsiella isopodorum encodes:
- a CDS encoding DMT family transporter, with protein sequence MNPWLILVVAGLFEVGFTTCMKLSEGFTQIKYTLGFIFFSILSLFLLNKAILQIPLGTAYAVWTGIGAFGTAVIGMLFFKDPLSLLRVLFLTLLIGSILGLKLVSSK encoded by the coding sequence ATGAATCCCTGGTTAATTTTAGTAGTAGCAGGTTTATTTGAAGTGGGTTTTACAACCTGTATGAAGTTATCAGAGGGATTTACACAAATAAAATACACATTAGGTTTTATATTTTTCTCAATTTTAAGTCTATTTCTTTTGAATAAAGCAATTCTTCAAATACCATTAGGGACTGCTTATGCAGTATGGACAGGAATAGGTGCTTTTGGTACAGCTGTGATAGGAATGTTGTTTTTTAAAGATCCTTTATCATTGCTGAGGGTGCTTTTTTTAACTTTATTAATAGGCTCGATACTCGGATTAAAACTAGTGTCAAGTAAGTAG
- a CDS encoding rhodanese-related sulfurtransferase, which translates to MLSIINITTYRFVRLPNNILPKLQISLKSKATELGLKGTVLLSVEGINLFISGESDAINSFQNFLNTYSYFQNLKFKKSFSNFQPFKKMLVKLKKEIISFGIDSINPTKHTAPYITPEMLNIWLENRPNLVLLDTRNTFEVELGSFKNALNLGLKRFRDFPNSVKQLPEKFKQLPIVTFCTGGIRCEKAAAYLLENGYTEVYQLEGGILNYFEKCGENHFKGPCFVFDARESVTPNQENRNQMSF; encoded by the coding sequence ATGTTATCTATTATCAATATAACTACTTATCGTTTTGTTCGACTACCCAACAATATCTTGCCTAAATTACAAATTTCACTTAAATCAAAAGCAACAGAATTAGGCCTGAAAGGAACAGTGTTGTTAAGCGTTGAAGGAATTAATTTATTTATATCTGGTGAGAGTGATGCTATTAACTCCTTTCAAAATTTTCTGAATACTTATTCATACTTTCAAAATTTAAAATTTAAAAAAAGCTTTTCTAATTTTCAACCCTTTAAAAAAATGCTAGTCAAGCTGAAAAAAGAAATCATATCTTTTGGTATTGATAGTATTAATCCCACAAAACATACTGCTCCCTATATCACTCCCGAAATGCTCAATATTTGGCTAGAAAATAGACCCAATTTAGTCCTTTTAGATACACGAAATACTTTTGAAGTTGAACTCGGTAGTTTTAAAAATGCCTTAAATTTAGGCCTTAAACGGTTTAGAGATTTTCCTAATTCGGTAAAACAATTACCGGAAAAATTTAAGCAGTTACCCATTGTTACTTTTTGTACCGGGGGAATTCGTTGCGAAAAAGCAGCCGCCTATCTTTTAGAAAATGGTTATACAGAAGTTTATCAGCTAGAAGGTGGTATATTAAATTACTTTGAAAAATGTGGCGAAAACCACTTTAAAGGACCTTGTTTTGTATTCGATGCTAGAGAAAGTGTAACACCCAATCAAGAAAATCGTAATCAAATGAGTTTTTGA
- a CDS encoding biotin--[acetyl-CoA-carboxylase] ligase, translating into MSLLKSTLRLLADGKFHSDKEISKFLNISYKTVPEVLKRILDPSINLEVVNDKFFRIAGGLELLDASYIINELGEANQLLSQLEVLTFVDSTNNYLLNKIEYNGNYVVFSEQQTAGRGQFQRIWYSNFGKNIALSLLWQFTNPLNKLVGLTLVVGIAVVKALEEYGLKKIQLKWPNDIIHEGKKLAGILIESRSIDAKIKKAVIGIGLNLYNPTQFPIDDQAITSIFSLKNLPPQRNRLAVLILKNLLHALTHFETKGLDYFMQDWQRLDNLVGKLITIQNQSNIIVGIGEGINAQGQLCVQIKNKIHYFNSGEIGVKLKTDD; encoded by the coding sequence ATGTCGTTACTAAAATCTACTTTACGCTTATTGGCAGACGGCAAGTTTCATTCCGACAAGGAAATCAGCAAGTTTTTAAACATTTCTTACAAAACAGTTCCTGAAGTATTAAAACGAATATTAGATCCTTCAATAAATTTAGAAGTAGTTAACGATAAATTTTTTCGTATCGCAGGTGGATTAGAATTGCTTGATGCTTCTTATATAATTAATGAATTAGGTGAAGCTAATCAGCTACTTTCACAGCTAGAAGTACTAACCTTTGTGGATTCAACAAATAATTATCTGCTCAATAAAATAGAATATAATGGAAATTATGTCGTTTTTTCAGAACAACAAACCGCTGGCCGCGGTCAATTTCAGCGTATTTGGTATTCAAACTTTGGAAAAAATATAGCTTTATCTCTTCTATGGCAATTCACAAATCCACTTAATAAATTAGTAGGCTTAACCTTAGTAGTAGGTATCGCCGTTGTGAAAGCGCTTGAAGAATACGGGCTAAAGAAAATACAACTGAAATGGCCAAATGATATTATTCATGAAGGAAAAAAATTGGCTGGAATTTTAATTGAATCACGATCTATTGATGCTAAAATAAAAAAAGCGGTTATCGGTATTGGTTTAAATCTTTATAATCCGACTCAATTTCCCATTGATGATCAAGCAATTACAAGTATTTTTTCGCTAAAAAATTTACCACCACAGCGAAATCGACTAGCTGTGCTCATTTTAAAAAATTTACTTCATGCGCTCACTCATTTTGAAACTAAAGGCTTAGATTATTTTATGCAGGATTGGCAACGTCTCGATAATTTAGTGGGCAAATTAATCACAATACAAAATCAATCCAATATTATAGTAGGTATTGGAGAAGGAATAAATGCACAAGGTCAACTTTGCGTACAAATTAAAAATAAAATCCATTATTTTAATAGTGGAGAAATTGGAGTAAAGTTAAAAACTGACGATTAA
- a CDS encoding Kdo hydroxylase family protein, which yields MDIFSICTAAAWDMEFKKHEQETAISDLESGKIIFCPQLSFNIHPSERMLFIPYLIDKKTKNISFNLKDNRLKGIKADQKHQVDLKSMLARFSKQANYFMSSLFSQYTNSLTIGRTSYRPVQIRNRKTSARKDDRRLHVDAFAANPNQGYRIVRLFCNINPYGEHRIWRIGESFEEVAQRFLPKINKPLPGSAKFLHWLGITKSVRTHYDHIMLKIHDNMKLDTSYQKQVKYKEVSFPPGTSWIVSTDQVSHAAISGQYLLEQTFYLPTTAMSNPKAAPLHILEKLAGHCLI from the coding sequence ATGGATATTTTCTCTATCTGTACAGCCGCTGCTTGGGATATGGAATTTAAAAAACATGAACAAGAAACTGCCATTTCTGATCTTGAGTCTGGGAAAATTATTTTTTGTCCGCAACTTTCATTTAATATACATCCCTCTGAACGGATGTTATTTATTCCTTACTTGATAGATAAGAAAACAAAAAATATTAGCTTTAACTTAAAAGATAATCGTTTAAAAGGCATTAAGGCTGATCAAAAACACCAAGTTGATTTAAAATCCATGTTGGCTCGTTTTTCTAAACAAGCCAACTATTTCATGAGTTCATTATTTTCACAGTATACGAATTCACTTACCATAGGGCGCACGAGTTACCGTCCAGTGCAAATAAGAAATCGTAAAACTTCTGCGCGTAAAGATGATCGTCGATTACATGTAGATGCCTTTGCTGCAAATCCTAATCAAGGATATCGGATTGTTCGCTTATTTTGTAATATCAATCCCTATGGCGAACATCGGATTTGGCGTATAGGTGAAAGCTTTGAAGAAGTAGCCCAGCGTTTTTTACCAAAAATTAATAAACCTCTCCCTGGCAGTGCAAAATTTTTACATTGGTTAGGCATTACAAAAAGTGTTCGCACCCATTATGATCATATCATGCTAAAAATACATGATAATATGAAACTCGACACCAGTTATCAAAAACAAGTAAAATATAAAGAAGTCAGTTTTCCTCCGGGCACTAGTTGGATAGTCTCTACTGATCAAGTATCACATGCTGCTATATCAGGACAATATCTGCTAGAACAAACCTTTTATTTGCCAACAACGGCTATGTCAAATCCAAAAGCAGCCCCACTTCATATTTTGGAGAAGTTAGCAGGTCATTGCTTAATTTAA
- a CDS encoding YifB family Mg chelatase-like AAA ATPase, translating to MSLAIVQTRANAGIQALPVTVETHISNGLPSLSIVGLTETTVKGNRDRVRSAIINAQFEFPARRITINLAPADLPKQGGRFDLPIALSILAASNQIPSNTLEQYEFIGELGLSGELRPVSGIIPFSLAAQKANHTIIVPLANAQEASFNKKTSILPAKNILQVCSHLHGRVPLSNYHADYSQLEHRQLPDLSEVFGQAHAKRALEICAAGKHSLLMIGPPGTGKTMLASRLISLLPLLSDEAALELAAIHSISGQSLELSTWKFPPFRRPHHTASSIALVGGGNPPRPGEISLAHHGVLFLDELPEFDRQVLEALREPLESGNISISRASRQTEFPANFQLIAAMNPCPCGYLGSQVHPCVCVPPQIQRYRKKLSMPFLDRIDMCLEVNSLPKNYFRRPRHEESSKTIRYRVKKAQFKQLKKFGTLNHNLNGNILKIACKLSNTDHKILENALEKFQLSTRAYHRILRIARTIADLTECEKIKTPHLMEALSYKVMKK from the coding sequence ATGTCACTAGCTATTGTGCAAACTCGTGCAAATGCCGGAATTCAAGCGCTTCCTGTTACTGTTGAAACTCATATATCAAATGGTTTACCTAGTTTATCTATTGTTGGACTCACTGAAACAACTGTCAAAGGGAATCGAGATCGGGTGCGTAGCGCTATAATTAATGCGCAATTTGAATTTCCTGCCCGACGAATAACTATCAATCTTGCCCCTGCCGATCTTCCAAAACAAGGAGGTCGATTTGATTTGCCAATTGCATTAAGTATTCTGGCAGCTTCTAACCAGATACCAAGCAATACGCTCGAACAGTATGAATTTATCGGTGAGCTAGGATTGTCAGGAGAACTTCGACCCGTTTCTGGTATTATCCCTTTTTCGTTAGCGGCACAAAAAGCCAACCACACTATTATAGTGCCCTTAGCCAATGCTCAAGAAGCCAGTTTCAATAAAAAAACGAGTATTTTACCTGCTAAAAATATTTTACAAGTTTGCTCACATTTACATGGACGAGTTCCTTTATCAAATTACCATGCAGACTATTCTCAACTTGAGCATCGTCAATTACCCGATTTATCTGAAGTGTTCGGGCAAGCACATGCTAAACGAGCTTTAGAAATTTGCGCTGCAGGAAAACATAGCTTATTAATGATAGGCCCGCCAGGCACTGGAAAAACGATGCTTGCCTCTCGTTTAATAAGTTTATTACCTTTACTCAGTGATGAAGCAGCTCTAGAACTTGCTGCGATACATTCAATCAGTGGACAATCTCTAGAACTAAGCACTTGGAAATTTCCTCCCTTTCGTAGACCGCATCACACCGCCTCAAGCATAGCGCTAGTAGGCGGCGGCAATCCACCCCGCCCGGGAGAAATATCATTGGCCCATCATGGTGTTTTATTTTTGGATGAATTACCTGAATTTGACCGGCAAGTATTGGAAGCCTTGCGTGAACCCTTAGAGTCAGGAAATATAAGTATTTCACGTGCTTCCCGACAAACTGAATTTCCAGCTAATTTCCAGTTAATTGCTGCTATGAATCCCTGCCCATGCGGTTATCTAGGTAGTCAGGTTCATCCTTGTGTGTGCGTACCGCCACAGATCCAACGTTATCGCAAAAAATTATCTATGCCTTTTTTGGATCGTATTGATATGTGCCTTGAAGTTAATTCTTTACCAAAAAATTATTTTCGGAGACCACGCCATGAAGAAAGTAGCAAAACTATTCGATATAGAGTTAAAAAAGCACAATTTAAACAGCTAAAAAAATTTGGAACACTTAATCATAATTTAAACGGTAATATCTTAAAAATTGCCTGTAAATTATCAAATACCGATCACAAAATTTTAGAAAATGCTTTAGAAAAATTTCAACTTTCAACACGTGCTTATCATCGTATTTTACGGATAGCACGCACTATTGCAGATTTAACAGAATGTGAAAAAATTAAAACTCCACACTTAATGGAAGCTTTAAGTTATAAAGTCATGAAAAAATAA
- the ubiK gene encoding ubiquinone biosynthesis accessory factor UbiK → MFDTKFIDDAVKRLSESLPPGLNKFKKDLEKNFRAILQSMFAKLDLVTREEFDVQKKVLTKTRIKLNTLEKQIAYLENHLTKSKSKKSKK, encoded by the coding sequence ATGTTTGATACGAAATTTATTGACGATGCCGTAAAGCGACTTAGCGAAAGTCTGCCACCCGGATTAAATAAATTTAAGAAAGATTTAGAAAAAAACTTTCGAGCGATTTTGCAAAGTATGTTTGCAAAACTTGATTTAGTAACACGTGAAGAGTTTGATGTACAAAAAAAAGTTTTAACAAAAACCCGTATTAAACTAAATACATTGGAAAAACAAATCGCTTACTTAGAAAACCATCTAACTAAATCAAAAAGTAAAAAAAGTAAAAAATAA
- a CDS encoding AAA family ATPase has protein sequence MPNSFLIKNLLSNRAFNHPVLQLGLIETHVSWVILTGKYAYKIKKPVDFGFLDFSTLKKRKYFCEEELRLGQLFAPEIYLAVVPITGNIEHPQINGDTGPILEYAIKMCEFSQDNLLSALLKQGKLSAPLIDQLGQLIAEFHKKTPAAPKNSRFGLPEEVHAPTQQNFEQIIPLLSNPTDIAQVKKLALWANKQFTKHQKLFEKRKEKGFIRDCHGDLHLANIIFYHGKLVLFDRLEFNEDLRWTDVIADLAFLVMDLAGKKQPKLANQLINTYLQFTGDYEGLNLLAYYLSYRAVVRAKIALFRLNQKDLNDKEKIDIRNDYYNFINLAEFYTHPKKPCLIIMHGLAGSGKSTTAKNIAIECSAIQISSDIIRKQLFNIPLYENSHSSPFGGIYTPQSTEKTYNKLKSLAKIVIKARLTVLIDATFLLHSQRVLFYNLAKLLKVPFYILHCQTNDLEINQRITKRNMQNNPISEANSSILKLQKEREEPLSISEQKYTLVVDEKLSTLKIALANICPHTN, from the coding sequence ATGCCTAATTCTTTTTTAATTAAAAATCTTCTATCTAACCGTGCTTTTAATCATCCAGTTCTACAACTTGGACTTATTGAAACTCACGTTTCCTGGGTGATATTGACGGGGAAATATGCTTATAAAATAAAAAAACCTGTTGATTTTGGTTTTTTAGATTTTTCAACCTTGAAAAAACGTAAATATTTCTGCGAAGAGGAATTACGGTTAGGTCAATTATTTGCACCCGAAATTTATCTTGCTGTGGTACCTATTACAGGGAACATCGAACACCCTCAAATTAATGGCGACACAGGACCTATTTTAGAGTATGCCATCAAGATGTGCGAATTTTCTCAAGATAATTTACTAAGCGCACTCCTTAAACAAGGAAAATTAAGTGCTCCGCTTATTGACCAATTAGGTCAATTAATTGCAGAATTTCATAAAAAAACACCTGCTGCACCCAAGAATTCACGCTTTGGCCTTCCTGAGGAGGTACATGCTCCTACTCAGCAAAATTTTGAGCAAATCATTCCTTTACTTAGCAATCCTACCGATATAGCACAAGTAAAAAAGTTAGCCTTATGGGCTAACAAACAATTTACTAAACATCAAAAACTCTTTGAAAAGCGAAAAGAAAAAGGCTTTATTCGTGATTGCCATGGGGATTTACATTTAGCGAATATTATTTTCTATCATGGTAAACTTGTTCTTTTTGATCGCCTAGAATTCAATGAAGATTTGCGATGGACCGATGTCATTGCTGATCTTGCCTTTTTAGTGATGGATTTAGCAGGAAAAAAGCAACCCAAATTAGCTAACCAATTAATTAATACCTACCTACAATTTACTGGCGATTATGAAGGGCTTAATTTATTAGCTTATTATCTTTCTTATCGAGCAGTGGTTCGCGCCAAAATAGCTTTATTCCGCCTAAATCAGAAAGATCTAAATGATAAAGAAAAAATAGATATTCGTAATGATTATTACAATTTCATAAATTTAGCAGAATTCTACACTCACCCTAAAAAACCATGTTTAATCATTATGCACGGACTTGCTGGGTCAGGAAAATCAACCACAGCAAAAAACATAGCTATTGAATGCAGCGCTATACAAATAAGTTCCGACATTATTCGTAAACAATTATTCAACATACCTTTATATGAAAACTCTCACTCTAGCCCTTTTGGAGGAATTTACACCCCACAATCAACTGAAAAAACTTATAATAAACTTAAAAGTTTAGCAAAAATTGTTATTAAAGCTAGATTAACGGTGTTAATTGACGCAACCTTTCTTCTTCATAGCCAGCGAGTGTTGTTCTATAATCTGGCTAAACTTTTAAAAGTGCCATTCTATATACTTCATTGTCAAACCAATGATCTTGAAATAAACCAACGCATTACAAAGCGGAACATGCAAAATAATCCTATTTCTGAAGCAAACTCATCTATTTTAAAACTCCAAAAGGAGCGAGAAGAACCGCTATCCATATCAGAACAAAAATATACTTTAGTTGTCGACGAAAAATTAAGCACTCTTAAAATTGCTTTAGCTAATATTTGCCCTCATACTAATTAA
- the cfa gene encoding cyclopropane fatty acyl phospholipid synthase, whose protein sequence is MKLPYAKKLIQQLLMEAQIEINGKNLRDIQVHNEKFYMRLLKNPILALGESYVEGWWDCESLDEFFFYLLRTELPENIKRNKYFIYYFIKEKLRTLILSGFNLQAKSRAFEVGKHHYDKGNSLYQAMLDENLTYSCAYWKKSKNLDEAQQAKLALVCEKLKLKPGMKVLDIGCGWGSFARYAAENYGCSVLGLTVSKEQYDYAKKICQGWPIEILFKDYRDVTGLFDRICSIGMFEHVGPKNHKTYMKIAHRCLKKSGLFLLHTIGSNTSKYHPNPWIHKYIFPNGILPSIRQIGKASEGLFIMEDWHNFGAYYDKTLMAWFENFNKSWIFLKKDYDYASFYRMWKYYLLACAGAFRARDLQLWQIVFSKGGVIHGYESIR, encoded by the coding sequence ATGAAATTGCCGTATGCGAAAAAATTAATCCAGCAGTTATTAATGGAAGCACAAATTGAGATAAATGGAAAAAATCTTAGAGACATACAAGTTCATAATGAAAAATTTTATATGCGGTTGTTAAAAAATCCTATTTTAGCTTTGGGTGAATCGTATGTAGAAGGATGGTGGGATTGTGAAAGTCTTGATGAATTCTTTTTTTATTTATTGCGCACAGAATTACCTGAAAATATAAAAAGAAATAAATATTTTATTTATTATTTTATAAAAGAAAAGCTGCGTACACTTATTTTAAGTGGTTTTAATTTACAAGCAAAATCCCGTGCATTTGAAGTAGGTAAACATCATTACGATAAAGGGAACTCATTATATCAAGCGATGTTAGATGAGAATTTGACCTATAGCTGTGCTTATTGGAAAAAAAGTAAAAATTTAGATGAAGCTCAACAAGCTAAGCTGGCATTAGTCTGTGAGAAATTAAAACTAAAACCGGGTATGAAGGTGCTCGATATAGGATGTGGCTGGGGAAGTTTTGCTCGTTATGCGGCAGAAAATTATGGGTGTTCAGTTTTAGGATTGACAGTATCCAAAGAGCAATATGATTACGCTAAAAAGATTTGCCAAGGTTGGCCTATAGAAATTCTTTTCAAAGACTATCGAGATGTTACGGGATTATTTGATCGCATTTGTTCAATAGGCATGTTTGAGCATGTAGGACCAAAAAATCACAAAACCTATATGAAAATTGCACACCGGTGTTTAAAAAAATCCGGATTGTTTTTATTACACACTATCGGGAGTAATACATCAAAATATCATCCTAATCCATGGATACATAAATATATATTTCCAAATGGAATTTTACCTTCTATTCGTCAAATCGGAAAAGCGAGTGAAGGCCTTTTTATCATGGAAGATTGGCATAATTTTGGGGCTTATTACGATAAGACATTAATGGCTTGGTTTGAAAACTTTAATAAATCTTGGATTTTTTTAAAAAAAGATTACGATTATGCATCTTTTTACCGAATGTGGAAATACTATTTATTAGCATGTGCAGGAGCGTTTAGAGCACGTGATCTTCAGCTATGGCAAATTGTTTTTTCTAAAGGCGGTGTAATTCATGGGTATGAATCTATTCGTTAA
- a CDS encoding RNA pyrophosphohydrolase: MKQCKPNLCGEYRVIDEEGFRIGVGIIVANSEGQVLWARRIGQHAWQFPQGGLQTNETPEQALFRELYEELGLEDSDVELLGGTKNWLYYWLPPHLRRSHMQPLCIGQKQKWFLLCLRGDPEKIRFDVTRSPEFDRWRWAPYWYPIKQVITFKRHVYRRALEELATLLPSEVMQPRRVSKLCSNLTLVEKVE; encoded by the coding sequence ATGAAACAATGTAAGCCTAATTTATGTGGAGAATATCGTGTGATTGACGAGGAAGGTTTTCGTATAGGGGTTGGTATTATTGTTGCTAATTCTGAAGGGCAAGTCCTTTGGGCTAGACGCATTGGTCAGCATGCTTGGCAATTCCCTCAGGGTGGCCTTCAAACTAATGAAACACCAGAGCAAGCTCTATTTAGAGAACTTTATGAAGAATTAGGATTAGAAGATTCCGATGTTGAGCTACTAGGGGGGACAAAGAATTGGTTATATTATTGGTTACCTCCCCATTTACGACGTTCACATATGCAACCATTATGCATTGGACAAAAACAAAAATGGTTTTTGCTTTGCTTAAGGGGGGATCCGGAAAAAATTCGTTTTGATGTGACTCGTTCGCCTGAGTTTGATCGTTGGCGTTGGGCTCCGTATTGGTATCCAATCAAGCAAGTTATTACATTTAAGAGACATGTTTATCGGCGTGCGTTAGAAGAATTAGCGACATTACTTCCCTCTGAAGTTATGCAACCAAGGCGGGTTAGTAAATTGTGTAGCAACTTAACGTTGGTAGAAAAGGTCGAATAA
- the ptsP gene encoding phosphoenolpyruvate--protein phosphotransferase, whose amino-acid sequence MLKLLRRIVQEISAAQSFKEALRTLVRRIREALNTQSCTVFLLDSEKNYVLLATEGLNSRCVGKVRFGFDQGLVGLVGQNGELINIENAPEHPDFLYIADIGEERFKAFLGVPIIHNRALLGVLVVQQEEQRCFDEAEEAFLVTMAAQLGGVLAHAEATGEIFSLFKENKKQLQQDISFQGIASAPGIAIGQVVVAYPFADLEAVPYKRADDVLAEIAQLKKAFKAARDDIHRLKKHMMSVLPEEEQALFDVYLAILNKASLEKEVIIAIKTSHQWAQTALQSVISTHVQHFEKVDDDYLRERAADLRDLGRRILMHLQNNQFTPPLYPENTILIGEEVSPSALAEVPEGRLAGIVSIRGSSHSHLSILARSLGIPAVTGVENLPVNQLEAQTLIIDGSQGRIIVAPSGRVKQSFTTLIQQQSEFTNSLEALRELPAQTLDGYSIALWVNTGLMADASLSLTAGAEGIGLYRTEVPFLIRDCFPAEDEQYGLYRQLLAAFSPRPVVMRTLDIGGDKALPYFPIKEDNPFLGWRGIRVTLDHPEIFLIQIRAMLRANLEFNNLRIMLPMVSCVAEADHALRLIDQAYEKVVSEHTQACKPPIGIMIEVPSAIYQARALAERVEFLSVGSNDLTQYMLAVDRNNPRVANLYDPFQPAVLKALVQIVEAAHQAKKPISICGEMASDPLAVPLLLAMGFDALSMNSFSIPRIKSVIRQISFNEARNTLVQILAMDNAADIRKYLNKELSRFNLDYLIPVTG is encoded by the coding sequence ATGTTGAAGCTACTTCGTCGTATTGTTCAAGAGATCAGCGCAGCGCAGAGTTTTAAAGAAGCCTTACGGACCTTAGTAAGACGGATTCGTGAAGCTTTGAATACTCAATCTTGCACAGTTTTTCTTCTTGATAGCGAAAAAAATTATGTTTTACTCGCAACTGAGGGCTTAAATTCTAGATGTGTTGGGAAAGTGCGTTTTGGTTTTGATCAAGGCTTAGTTGGCTTAGTTGGGCAGAATGGCGAATTAATTAATATTGAAAATGCACCAGAACATCCTGATTTCTTATACATCGCAGATATAGGCGAGGAGCGTTTTAAAGCCTTTCTTGGCGTCCCTATTATTCATAATCGTGCCTTACTGGGTGTATTGGTTGTTCAACAAGAAGAACAGCGTTGTTTTGATGAAGCAGAAGAGGCTTTTTTAGTAACTATGGCTGCCCAATTAGGGGGTGTATTAGCACACGCCGAAGCGACCGGAGAAATATTTTCTTTATTTAAGGAAAATAAAAAACAATTACAACAGGATATTAGTTTTCAAGGAATAGCAAGTGCGCCAGGTATTGCCATAGGACAGGTAGTTGTCGCTTATCCATTTGCTGATTTAGAAGCAGTTCCCTATAAAAGAGCCGATGATGTATTAGCAGAAATAGCTCAATTAAAGAAAGCTTTTAAAGCAGCACGAGATGATATCCATCGTTTAAAAAAACATATGATGTCCGTGTTACCTGAGGAAGAGCAAGCACTATTTGACGTTTATTTAGCAATTTTAAATAAAGCTAGTTTGGAAAAAGAAGTAATAATAGCCATTAAAACTTCCCATCAATGGGCGCAGACAGCTTTGCAATCAGTTATTAGTACACATGTGCAACATTTTGAGAAAGTTGATGACGATTATTTGCGTGAAAGAGCTGCCGATTTAAGGGATTTAGGACGCCGAATATTAATGCATTTACAAAACAACCAATTTACGCCACCCCTCTACCCAGAAAATACTATTCTGATTGGTGAAGAAGTGAGTCCATCGGCTTTAGCGGAGGTGCCTGAAGGTCGATTAGCAGGGATAGTTTCTATAAGAGGCTCTAGCCACTCTCACCTGTCTATTTTAGCACGCTCTTTAGGGATTCCTGCTGTCACTGGAGTTGAAAATTTACCAGTCAACCAGCTTGAAGCGCAGACTTTAATTATAGATGGCTCCCAAGGCCGTATTATTGTAGCTCCTTCTGGGAGGGTTAAACAAAGCTTTACTACACTGATACAACAACAAAGTGAATTTACAAATAGCCTAGAGGCATTGCGAGAATTACCTGCTCAAACATTAGATGGTTATAGCATCGCTCTTTGGGTAAATACGGGTCTTATGGCGGATGCCAGCCTTTCTTTAACAGCTGGTGCAGAAGGTATAGGGCTATATCGCACTGAAGTACCCTTTCTAATTCGTGATTGCTTTCCCGCTGAAGATGAACAATATGGTTTATATCGTCAATTATTGGCGGCATTTTCACCACGACCCGTTGTAATGCGGACACTAGATATTGGAGGAGATAAGGCATTACCTTATTTTCCTATTAAAGAAGATAATCCATTTTTAGGTTGGCGTGGGATCCGTGTAACACTGGATCATCCCGAAATATTTTTAATCCAAATCCGTGCAATGTTACGAGCTAATTTGGAGTTTAATAATTTACGCATTATGTTGCCAATGGTGAGTTGTGTTGCTGAGGCTGATCATGCTTTACGTTTGATTGATCAAGCGTATGAAAAAGTAGTGAGTGAACATACTCAAGCATGTAAGCCTCCCATTGGGATAATGATTGAGGTTCCTTCTGCAATTTATCAAGCACGGGCATTAGCGGAACGAGTTGAGTTTCTATCAGTAGGAAGTAATGATCTTACTCAATATATGTTAGCAGTAGATCGGAATAATCCTCGTGTAGCTAATTTGTATGATCCGTTTCAGCCAGCAGTTCTAAAGGCTTTAGTACAAATTGTAGAAGCCGCTCATCAAGCGAAAAAACCGATTAGTATTTGTGGAGAAATGGCTAGTGATCCTTTAGCTGTACCATTACTTTTAGCCATGGGATTTGATGCCTTGAGCATGAATTCTTTTTCCATTCCTCGAATAAAGTCAGTCATTCGACAAATTAGTTTTAACGAAGCTAGAAATACATTAGTACAAATTTTAGCAATGGATAATGCTGCGGATATAAGAAAATATTTAAATAAAGAATTATCAAGATTTAACTTGGATTATTTAATACCTGTTACTGGATAG